In a genomic window of Phragmites australis chromosome 14, lpPhrAust1.1, whole genome shotgun sequence:
- the LOC133890925 gene encoding glucan endo-1,3-beta-glucosidase 13-like translates to MALAHFLVVLLGAPLPLLLFSCAEAGEVGVNYGRVANDLPDSASVVQLLKQNSITMVRLYDSNPKVLTSLANTGIKVMVMLPNENLAAAAADPSYALQWARSNVAAYYPATQIHAVAVGNEVFDSRPDLTPQLVPAMTNVQGALAKLGLADAVKVSTPVAFSAVQDSFPPSAGRFRDDIAQPVMKPMLDLLQRTGSYLTINVYPFLAYAYQPDKISLNYALGNSNPGVRDDDTGLLYYSLLDAQLDATYYAMDDLGFASMKTHIGETGHPSAGTLRPGKQPRSGRRHLQAGEGGPAASIANAHAYNNNVINRVLSGNTGTPHRPDADMDVYIFALFNENQKGNGPDDVEQNFGLFYPNEQKVYDFDFHGGGGGGGGTKASWCVANAAVGDARLQAALDYACGHGADCSAIQPGAACFEPNTKLAHASYAFNDYYQRNGRASGTCDFSGAAYVVYQAPADTCSAKARWCVANAAVGDARLQSALDYACGHGADCSAIQPGTTCFEPNTKVAHASYAFNSYYQSKGRASGTCDFAGAASVVYQEPTDACDATSSWCVANAAVGDARLQAALDYACSHGADCSDIQGGAACFEPNTKAAHASHAFNSYYQRKGRASGTCDFAGAASVVYQRPMIGNCVLSSRA, encoded by the exons ATGGCGCTCGCTCACTTCCTTGTCGTCCTCCTCGGTGCTCCATTGCCTCTACTCCTCTTCTCCTGTGCAG AGGCGGGAGAGGTGGGCGTGAACTACGGGAGGGTGGCAAACGACCTGCCGGACTCGGCGTCTGTGGTGCAGCTTCTGAAGCAGAACAGCATCACCATGGTGAGGTTATACGACTCCAACCCAAAGGTGCTGACGTCTCTGGCCAACACCGGCATCAAGGTGATGGTGATGCTGCCCAACGAGAACctggccgccgcggccgcggacCCTTCGTACGCGCTCCAGTGGGCGCGGAGCAACGTGGCGGCGTACTACCCCGCCACGCAGATCCATGCCGTGGCCGTGGGGAACGAGGTGTTCGACTCGAGGCCGGACTTGACGCCACAGCTCGTCCCGGCCATGACTAACGTGCAGGGGGCGCTGGCCAAGCTGGGCCTGGCCGATGCCGTGAAGGTGTCCACGCCGGTCGCGTTCTCAGCGGTCCAAGATTCGTTCCCGCCGTCCGCAGGCAGGTTCCGGGACGACATCGCGCAGCCGGTGATGAAGCCCATGCTCGACCTCCTGCAGCGGACCGGCTCCTACCTCACGATCAATGTCTACCCGTTCTTGGCGTACGCCTATCAGCCAGACAAAATCTCCCTCAACTACGCCCTGGGGAACTCCAACCCTGGTGTGCGCGACGACGACACCGGCCTCTTGTACTACAGCCTCCTGGACGCCCAGCTCGACGCCACGTACTATGCAATGGATGATTTGGGTTTTGCCAGTATGAAAACGCATATTGGGGAGACCGGACATCCGTCGGCCGGAACATTACGACCCGGGAAGCAGCCACGCAGCGGCCGGAGGCATTTGCAGGCCGGGGAGGGAGGCCCGGCGGCGTCGATAGCCAACGCCCATGCATACAACAATAACGTCATCAACCGCGTGCTGTCCGGCAACACGGGCACTCCGCACCGCCCTGACGCTGACATGGACGTGTACATCTTCGCCCTTTTTAACGAGAACCAGAAGGGTAATGGACCGGACGACGTCGAGCAAAACTTCGGCCTATTCTACCCGAATGAGCAGAAGGTCTACGATTTCGActtccacggcggcggcggcggcggaggtggcacGAAGGCGAGCTGGTGTGTGGCGAACGCAGCGGTTGGGGACGCGCGGCTTCAGGCAGCGCTGGACTACGCGTGCGGCCATGGTGCGGACTGCAGCGCCATCCAGCCCGGCGCAGCGTGCTTCGAGCCCAACACCAAGCTCGCGCATGCCTCCTATGCATTCAACGACTACTACCAGCGCAACGGCCGGGCCAGCGGGACGTGTGACTTTTCCGGTGCCGCTTACGTCGTCTACCAGGCACCAGCTG ACACCTGCAGTGCCAAGGCGAGATGGTGCGTGGCGAACGCGGCGGTTGGCGACGCGAGGCTGCAGTCGGCCTTGGACTACGCGTGCGGACACGGGGCGGACTGCAGTGCCATCCAGCCCGGCACGACGTGCTTCGAGCCCAACACCAAGGTCGCGCACGCGTCGTACGCGTTCAACAGCTACTACCAGAGCAAGGGCCGGGCCAGCGGGACGTGCGACTTCGCCGGCGCTGCTTCCGTTGTCTACCAGGAACCAACTG ATGCATGCGACGCGACGTCGAGCTGGTGCGTGGCGAACGCGGCGGTCGGAGACGCGCGGCTTCAGGCGGCGCTAGACTACGCGTGCAGCCACGGCGCGGACTGCAGCGATATCCAGGGCGGCGCGGCGTGCTTCGAGCCCAACACCAAGGCCGCGCACGCCTCGCACGCATTCAACAGCTATTACCAGCGCAAGGGCCGGGCCAGCGGGACGTGCGACTTCGCGGGCGCCGCCTCCGTCGTCTACCAGCGGCCAA TGATCGGGAACTGCGTGCTCTCATCGAGGGCCTGA